A window of the Rickettsia felis URRWXCal2 genome harbors these coding sequences:
- the yidC gene encoding Preprotein translocase subunit YidC: MNNNIINLIAAIILSLSIIFGWQYFVVKPEQKKQQQQIAVQKAENLKKQQLKALVEPATDIVVQEESGVQRIKIESESLTGSISLKGLRFDDLILKKYKQDLSNNSPEVRLFSPANTENAYFAEIGLVSNLSSVKLPNNDTIWNSDSEILSPEKPVNLFWVNEDGVKFLVTITVDENYLFTIEQTIVNNSDKELPIQSYGLINRKYTAVEKAVNILHQGPIGCIDENLKEYSYDDIKDKKSEKFAASKVDWIGITDKYWLSSLIPDKSSNYSSNFNYALKQGTERYQVDFISPVQIIKPGENFSIKSRIFAGAKKVDLLDKYEKQYDIKLFDRAIDFGWFYIITKPVFYAMNFFYGYVGNFGVSILIVTVIIKLLMFTLANKSYRSMKKMKNLQPEIDRIKNLYSDDKARLNQEIMALYKKEKVNPVAGCLPILVQIPLFFSIYKVLYVTIEMRQVPFYGWIKDLSAPDPTTIFNLFGLLPFSPPSFLMIGAWPILMAITMFLQQKMSPEPADPMQAQVMKFMPLIFLFMFSSFPVGLLIYWSWNNILSIIQQYYINKFN; encoded by the coding sequence ATGAATAATAATATAATTAATTTAATAGCCGCTATTATACTGTCTTTAAGTATAATTTTCGGTTGGCAATATTTTGTTGTAAAACCTGAACAAAAAAAACAGCAACAGCAAATAGCAGTGCAGAAAGCAGAAAATTTAAAGAAACAACAGTTAAAAGCTTTAGTAGAACCTGCAACTGATATTGTTGTTCAAGAAGAAAGCGGGGTACAGCGTATTAAAATAGAATCTGAATCACTCACCGGTTCTATTTCACTAAAAGGACTTAGATTTGATGATTTAATATTAAAGAAATATAAGCAAGATTTATCTAACAATAGTCCTGAAGTGAGATTATTTTCACCGGCTAATACAGAAAATGCCTATTTTGCTGAAATTGGTTTAGTTAGTAATTTATCTAGTGTAAAACTCCCCAACAACGATACTATATGGAATAGTGATAGTGAAATATTAAGCCCTGAAAAACCTGTTAATTTATTTTGGGTTAATGAAGATGGAGTTAAATTTTTAGTTACTATTACTGTCGATGAAAACTATTTATTTACTATAGAGCAAACTATCGTTAATAATAGCGATAAAGAGCTTCCAATCCAATCATATGGTTTAATAAATCGTAAATATACCGCAGTGGAAAAAGCGGTAAATATACTGCATCAAGGACCTATAGGTTGTATAGACGAGAATCTTAAAGAATATTCGTATGATGATATTAAAGATAAGAAAAGTGAAAAATTTGCAGCAAGTAAGGTTGACTGGATAGGAATTACCGATAAATATTGGTTATCTTCCTTGATTCCTGATAAATCAAGTAATTACAGCTCGAATTTTAATTATGCTCTTAAGCAAGGGACTGAAAGATACCAGGTAGATTTTATTTCACCGGTACAAATAATAAAGCCCGGCGAAAATTTCTCCATTAAAAGCAGAATTTTTGCAGGAGCAAAAAAAGTAGATTTGCTTGATAAATATGAAAAGCAATATGATATTAAATTATTTGATAGAGCTATTGATTTCGGCTGGTTTTATATAATTACCAAACCAGTTTTCTACGCCATGAATTTTTTCTATGGCTATGTCGGTAATTTCGGTGTTAGTATATTAATTGTTACGGTTATAATTAAGCTATTGATGTTTACTTTAGCCAATAAGTCTTATCGTTCGATGAAAAAAATGAAAAATTTACAGCCGGAAATCGATAGGATAAAAAATTTATACAGTGATGATAAGGCACGTTTAAATCAAGAAATAATGGCTTTATATAAAAAAGAAAAAGTAAATCCGGTAGCGGGTTGTTTGCCTATACTTGTTCAAATTCCGCTATTTTTCTCTATCTATAAAGTATTATATGTAACTATTGAAATGCGGCAAGTGCCGTTTTACGGCTGGATTAAAGACTTATCTGCCCCTGACCCTACTACTATTTTTAATTTATTCGGCTTATTACCGTTTTCACCGCCGTCATTTTTAATGATTGGAGCATGGCCTATTTTAATGGCTATTACTATGTTCTTACAGCAAAAAATGAGTCCTGAACCTGCGGATCCGATGCAAGCTCAAGTAATGAAATTTATGCCGCTAATTTTTTTATTTATGTTTAGTAGTTTTCCTGTGGGACTTTTAATATATTGGTCTTGGAATAATATTCTATCCATAATTCAACAATATTATATTAATAAATTTAATTAA
- a CDS encoding Conserved hypothetical membrane protein (Similar to small-conductance mechanosensitive channel), whose product MQYLMDLYHTSSTELVLLFVMLVSLIPVIFLIKRLIFIPVKNYLTRHHYDGYERILKKYPIFRYLLHTLLALYFIGWGNVFHPTSFKAHVLLGIKDTIVILYTSISVTMLLLTLIDAFADLYNNRIKAVTKNAPLSLYFQILKIIVTVIAAMVTISYILNISLSTFLTSLGAAAALLTFVFKDTVLGLLASLQLTTQEIINIGDWVRIGEIEGTVEKITISVVTIRNFDQSISTVPTYSILNSNVTNYRGISESGARRVKRVFNINMATINFCDATILKELKKSPYISKDVIDKITLDKEEKDLTNIKLFKLYIQEYLKNNPAVYTEGFTFLVRQLEPTINGLPIEIYIFVKEVNLVGYENIQDNISEHLISILPEFKLKIFQNVGVV is encoded by the coding sequence ATGCAATATTTAATGGATCTATATCATACCTCAAGTACTGAATTGGTATTATTGTTTGTTATGTTAGTATCTCTTATACCGGTGATATTTCTAATTAAAAGATTAATTTTTATTCCTGTAAAAAATTATTTAACTAGACATCATTATGATGGTTATGAAAGGATACTAAAAAAATATCCTATATTTCGTTATTTATTACACACTTTATTAGCACTTTACTTTATAGGTTGGGGAAATGTTTTTCATCCTACTTCTTTTAAAGCACATGTATTACTAGGAATCAAAGATACTATAGTAATCTTATATACTAGTATATCCGTGACTATGTTATTATTAACGCTTATAGATGCTTTTGCAGATTTGTATAACAATAGGATCAAGGCCGTTACAAAAAATGCACCGCTTAGCTTATATTTTCAAATATTAAAAATTATTGTCACAGTTATTGCAGCAATGGTAACTATTTCATATATATTAAATATTTCGCTTAGTACATTCTTAACAAGTTTAGGTGCGGCAGCAGCTCTTTTAACATTTGTTTTCAAAGATACCGTTTTAGGGTTACTTGCAAGTTTGCAACTAACTACTCAAGAAATTATTAATATTGGAGACTGGGTACGTATAGGCGAAATTGAAGGAACAGTTGAAAAAATTACTATTTCCGTAGTAACAATTAGGAATTTTGACCAATCTATTTCTACAGTTCCTACTTACAGCATTTTAAATTCTAATGTAACTAATTATAGAGGAATTAGTGAATCAGGAGCAAGAAGGGTAAAGAGAGTATTTAATATTAATATGGCAACTATTAACTTCTGTGATGCTACTATTTTAAAAGAACTAAAAAAATCTCCTTATATATCAAAGGATGTAATAGATAAAATAACTCTTGATAAAGAAGAGAAAGATTTAACCAACATTAAACTATTCAAATTATATATTCAGGAATATCTAAAAAATAATCCGGCAGTTTATACTGAAGGATTTACTTTTTTAGTAAGACAGCTTGAACCTACGATTAATGGGTTGCCTATAGAAATATATATCTTTGTTAAAGAAGTGAATTTAGTAGGTTATGAAAATATACAAGATAATATTTCTGAACATTTAATTTCTATACTTCCTGAATTTAAATTAAAAATATTTCAGAATGTAGGAGTGGTATAA